In Cyprinus carpio isolate SPL01 chromosome B16, ASM1834038v1, whole genome shotgun sequence, the following are encoded in one genomic region:
- the LOC109070978 gene encoding septin-7-like isoform X2: protein MAQLKNLEGYVGFASLPNQVYRKSVKRGFEFTLMVVGESGLGKSTLINSLFLTDMYSGEYPGPSHRIKKTVQVEQSKVLMKEGGVQLLLTIVDTPGFGDAVDNSNCWQPVIDHIDSKFEDYLNAESRVNRRQMPDSRVHCCLYFIAPSGHGLKPLDIEFMKRLHEKVNVIPLIAKADTLTPEECQQFKKQIMREILEHKIKIYEFPEMDDEEENKIVKTIKDRLPLAVVGSNTIIEVNGKKVRGRQYPWGVAEVENGDHCDFTLLRNMLIRTHMQDLKDVTNNVHYENYRSRKLAAVTCNGIDNNKTKGQLTKSPIAQMEEERREHVAKMKKMEMEMEQVFEMKVKEKIQKLKDSEAELQRRHEQMKKNLEAQHKELEERRRQFEEERSTWETQQRILEQQKMTLDKNKKKGKIF from the exons ATGG CA CAGCTGAAGAATCTGGAGGGATACGTGGGCTTTGCAAGCCTCCCCAACCAAGTGTACAGAAAGTCTGTGAAGCGGGGCTTTGAGTTCACCCTGATGGTTGTGG GAGAGTCAGGGTTGGGAAAGTCCACGCTGATAAATTCTCTGTTCCTGACGGATATGTACTCTGGAGAATATCCTGGACCTTCACATAGAATCAAGAAAACAGTTCAG GTGGAACAGTCTAAAGTGTTGATGAAGGAGGGAGGCGTCCAACTTCTGCTCACGATAGTGGACACTCCAGGATTTGGAGACGCTGTGGACAACAGCAACTG CTGGCAGCCGGTCATTGATCACATCGACAGTAAGTTTGAGGATTATCTGAACGCAGAGTCTCGCGTGAACAGACGGCAGATGCCGGACAGCAGAGTGCACTGCTGCCTGTATTTCATCGCACCCTCAGGACATGG ACTGAAACCTTTGGACATCGAGTTTATGAAACGGTTGCATGAGAAGGTCAACGTCATCCCACTGATTGCCAAAGCAGATACCCTGACACCCGAAGAGTGCCAACAGTTCAAGAAACAG ATTATGCGAGAAATCCTGGAGCACAAGATCAAAATCTACGAGTTTCCAGAAATGGATGATGAGGAGGAAAACAAGATTGTGAAAACAATCAAA gaTCGGTTGCCCCTGGCTGTGGTCGGAAGCAACACTATCATCGAGGTGAATGGCAAGAAGGTTAGAGGAAGGCAGTACCCATGGGGAGTGGCAGAAG TTGAGAATGGAGACCACTGTGATTTCACACTCTTAAGGAATATGCTCATCAG AACCCACATGCAGGACCTCAAGGACGTAACAAATAACGTCCATTATGAGAACTACAGAAGCAGGAAGCTTGCGGCTGTTACCTGTAACGGAATtgacaacaacaaaaccaaaggCCAGCTCACCAA GAGCCCTATTGCCCAGATGGAGGAGGAGAGAAGGGAGCATGTGGCCAAAATGAAGAAGATGGAGATGGAGATGGAGCAGGTGTTTGAGATGAAAGTCAAGGAGAAGATCCAGAAGCTGAAAGATTCAGAGGCAGAG CTGCAGCGGCGTCATGAGCAGATGAAGAAGAACCTGGAGGCTCAGCATAAGGAGCTGGAGGAGAGAAGACGTCAGTTTGAGGAGGAGAGATCCACCTGGGAGACCCAGCAGCGTATCCTGGAGCAGCAGAAAAT GACTTTGGACAAGAATAAGAAGAAAGGGAAGATCTTTTAA
- the LOC109070978 gene encoding septin-7-like isoform X1, with amino-acid sequence MAQLKNLEGYVGFASLPNQVYRKSVKRGFEFTLMVVGESGLGKSTLINSLFLTDMYSGEYPGPSHRIKKTVQVEQSKVLMKEGGVQLLLTIVDTPGFGDAVDNSNCWQPVIDHIDSKFEDYLNAESRVNRRQMPDSRVHCCLYFIAPSGHGLKPLDIEFMKRLHEKVNVIPLIAKADTLTPEECQQFKKQIMREILEHKIKIYEFPEMDDEEENKIVKTIKDRLPLAVVGSNTIIEVNGKKVRGRQYPWGVAEVENGDHCDFTLLRNMLIRTHMQDLKDVTNNVHYENYRSRKLAAVTCNGIDNNKTKGQLTKVDTVEGMSPIAQMEEERREHVAKMKKMEMEMEQVFEMKVKEKIQKLKDSEAELQRRHEQMKKNLEAQHKELEERRRQFEEERSTWETQQRILEQQKMTLDKNKKKGKIF; translated from the exons ATGG CA CAGCTGAAGAATCTGGAGGGATACGTGGGCTTTGCAAGCCTCCCCAACCAAGTGTACAGAAAGTCTGTGAAGCGGGGCTTTGAGTTCACCCTGATGGTTGTGG GAGAGTCAGGGTTGGGAAAGTCCACGCTGATAAATTCTCTGTTCCTGACGGATATGTACTCTGGAGAATATCCTGGACCTTCACATAGAATCAAGAAAACAGTTCAG GTGGAACAGTCTAAAGTGTTGATGAAGGAGGGAGGCGTCCAACTTCTGCTCACGATAGTGGACACTCCAGGATTTGGAGACGCTGTGGACAACAGCAACTG CTGGCAGCCGGTCATTGATCACATCGACAGTAAGTTTGAGGATTATCTGAACGCAGAGTCTCGCGTGAACAGACGGCAGATGCCGGACAGCAGAGTGCACTGCTGCCTGTATTTCATCGCACCCTCAGGACATGG ACTGAAACCTTTGGACATCGAGTTTATGAAACGGTTGCATGAGAAGGTCAACGTCATCCCACTGATTGCCAAAGCAGATACCCTGACACCCGAAGAGTGCCAACAGTTCAAGAAACAG ATTATGCGAGAAATCCTGGAGCACAAGATCAAAATCTACGAGTTTCCAGAAATGGATGATGAGGAGGAAAACAAGATTGTGAAAACAATCAAA gaTCGGTTGCCCCTGGCTGTGGTCGGAAGCAACACTATCATCGAGGTGAATGGCAAGAAGGTTAGAGGAAGGCAGTACCCATGGGGAGTGGCAGAAG TTGAGAATGGAGACCACTGTGATTTCACACTCTTAAGGAATATGCTCATCAG AACCCACATGCAGGACCTCAAGGACGTAACAAATAACGTCCATTATGAGAACTACAGAAGCAGGAAGCTTGCGGCTGTTACCTGTAACGGAATtgacaacaacaaaaccaaaggCCAGCTCACCAA agTTGACACGGTTGAAGGCAT GAGCCCTATTGCCCAGATGGAGGAGGAGAGAAGGGAGCATGTGGCCAAAATGAAGAAGATGGAGATGGAGATGGAGCAGGTGTTTGAGATGAAAGTCAAGGAGAAGATCCAGAAGCTGAAAGATTCAGAGGCAGAG CTGCAGCGGCGTCATGAGCAGATGAAGAAGAACCTGGAGGCTCAGCATAAGGAGCTGGAGGAGAGAAGACGTCAGTTTGAGGAGGAGAGATCCACCTGGGAGACCCAGCAGCGTATCCTGGAGCAGCAGAAAAT GACTTTGGACAAGAATAAGAAGAAAGGGAAGATCTTTTAA
- the LOC109070978 gene encoding septin-7-like isoform X3: protein MVVGESGLGKSTLINSLFLTDMYSGEYPGPSHRIKKTVQVEQSKVLMKEGGVQLLLTIVDTPGFGDAVDNSNCWQPVIDHIDSKFEDYLNAESRVNRRQMPDSRVHCCLYFIAPSGHGLKPLDIEFMKRLHEKVNVIPLIAKADTLTPEECQQFKKQIMREILEHKIKIYEFPEMDDEEENKIVKTIKDRLPLAVVGSNTIIEVNGKKVRGRQYPWGVAEVENGDHCDFTLLRNMLIRTHMQDLKDVTNNVHYENYRSRKLAAVTCNGIDNNKTKGQLTKVDTVEGMSPIAQMEEERREHVAKMKKMEMEMEQVFEMKVKEKIQKLKDSEAELQRRHEQMKKNLEAQHKELEERRRQFEEERSTWETQQRILEQQKMTLDKNKKKGKIF, encoded by the exons ATGGTTGTGG GAGAGTCAGGGTTGGGAAAGTCCACGCTGATAAATTCTCTGTTCCTGACGGATATGTACTCTGGAGAATATCCTGGACCTTCACATAGAATCAAGAAAACAGTTCAG GTGGAACAGTCTAAAGTGTTGATGAAGGAGGGAGGCGTCCAACTTCTGCTCACGATAGTGGACACTCCAGGATTTGGAGACGCTGTGGACAACAGCAACTG CTGGCAGCCGGTCATTGATCACATCGACAGTAAGTTTGAGGATTATCTGAACGCAGAGTCTCGCGTGAACAGACGGCAGATGCCGGACAGCAGAGTGCACTGCTGCCTGTATTTCATCGCACCCTCAGGACATGG ACTGAAACCTTTGGACATCGAGTTTATGAAACGGTTGCATGAGAAGGTCAACGTCATCCCACTGATTGCCAAAGCAGATACCCTGACACCCGAAGAGTGCCAACAGTTCAAGAAACAG ATTATGCGAGAAATCCTGGAGCACAAGATCAAAATCTACGAGTTTCCAGAAATGGATGATGAGGAGGAAAACAAGATTGTGAAAACAATCAAA gaTCGGTTGCCCCTGGCTGTGGTCGGAAGCAACACTATCATCGAGGTGAATGGCAAGAAGGTTAGAGGAAGGCAGTACCCATGGGGAGTGGCAGAAG TTGAGAATGGAGACCACTGTGATTTCACACTCTTAAGGAATATGCTCATCAG AACCCACATGCAGGACCTCAAGGACGTAACAAATAACGTCCATTATGAGAACTACAGAAGCAGGAAGCTTGCGGCTGTTACCTGTAACGGAATtgacaacaacaaaaccaaaggCCAGCTCACCAA agTTGACACGGTTGAAGGCAT GAGCCCTATTGCCCAGATGGAGGAGGAGAGAAGGGAGCATGTGGCCAAAATGAAGAAGATGGAGATGGAGATGGAGCAGGTGTTTGAGATGAAAGTCAAGGAGAAGATCCAGAAGCTGAAAGATTCAGAGGCAGAG CTGCAGCGGCGTCATGAGCAGATGAAGAAGAACCTGGAGGCTCAGCATAAGGAGCTGGAGGAGAGAAGACGTCAGTTTGAGGAGGAGAGATCCACCTGGGAGACCCAGCAGCGTATCCTGGAGCAGCAGAAAAT GACTTTGGACAAGAATAAGAAGAAAGGGAAGATCTTTTAA
- the LOC109097396 gene encoding mitochondrial folate transporter/carrier-like, producing the protein MSPSQGSPAPLTLTGSLQRLFSHVKIENLIAGLSGGVVSTLVLHPLDLVKIRFAVSDGLDVRPKYSGILHCMKSIWQQEGLRGLYQGVTPNIWGAGASWGLYFFFYNAIKAYNKEGRQTELSATEHLLSAAGAGAMTLCLTNPIWVTKTRLVLQYSTDPSKKLYKGMMDALVKIYRHEGIAGLYRGFVPGLFGTSHGALQFMAYEELKRDYNKYRKMHSDAKLNALEYITMAALSKIFAVATTYPYQVVRARLQDQHNTYNGVVDVIRRTFRNEGLLGFYKGMVPNLIRVTPACCITFVVYENVSGFLLDQHK; encoded by the exons ATGAGCCCCAGCCAGGGTTCCCCTGCACCCCTGACCCTCACCGGCAGCCTGCAGAGACTCTTCAGTCATGTGAAGATCGAGAATTTAATAGCAGGGCTCAGTGGAGGAGTGGTGTCCACACTAGTGCTGCATCCTCTGGACCTGGTCAAAATTAGGTTTGCAG TGAGTGACGGTTTGGACGTGAGACCGAAGTACAGTGGAATTCTGCACTGCATGAAAAGCATCTGGCAGCAGGAGGGTCTCCGGGGCCTTTATCAAGGAGTCACCCCAAATATCTGGGGTGCTGGAGCATCATGGGGACTTTACTTTTTCTT TTACAATGCAATCAAAGCGTACAACAAAGAGGGCAGACAGACAGAGCTGAGTGCCACTGAACATCTGCTGTCAGCAGCAGGAGCAG GGGCGATGACGCTTTGCCTGACCAATCCGATCTGGGTCACCAAAACTCGCCTGGTTCTGCAGTACAGCACCGATCCATCTAAGAAGCTGTACAAGGGGATGATGGATGCTCTTGTGAAAATCTACCGCCATGAAGGGATCGCAGGACTCTATCGG GGGTTTGTCCCGGGATTGTTTGGAACCTCCCATGGTGCACTGCAGTTTATGGCATATGAAGAGCTGAAGAGAGATTATAACAAATACAGAAAGATGCATTCAGATGCTAAACTG AATGCATTAGAATACATTACCATGGCAGCTTTGTCCAAAATATTCGCAGTGGCTACGACATACCCGTATCAGGTGGTCCGAGCCCGTCTGCAAGATCAGCACAACACATATAATGGAGTGGTAGATGTCATCCGCAGAACGTTTAG AAACGAGGGTCTGTTGGGTTTCTACAAAGGCATGGTGCCCAACCTGATCCGAGTCACTCCGGCCTGCTGCATTACCTTCG